The region CGGTAATTTTTAATCATCCGCGCGATTTTGTTCGTGAGGATTTTAAAGAGTTCATGTTTTCCCAGTCGGTTGTACTGGGCGATACACTGGCCTGGTTGAAAGAGTGGAAAAAAGACTGCGGTTTCCGCATCATTTCGCTCAATAACGAAGGCAAGGAACTGAACGATTACCGGGTTAAGAAATTCAAGCTGCATGAGTGCTTTGATGCTTTTGTATCATCGTGCGAAGTTAAAATGCGCAAACCCGATCCGGGTATCTGGCAGTTGGCCATGGGTATTGCCCAGGCTTCCCCGCAGCAATGTGTGTATTTTGACGATCGTATCATGTTTGTGAACACGGCCCAGAAATTGGGTATCCGTGCGTTCCAGCACACCGATTTCGAGACCACCAAGAAAATATTAGAAGATCTGAAGAAAGAGAACGGCGTTCATTAGTTCACTGGTTCATTAGTTCATTGGTCTTTTCCAGTGAGCAATATTATTAATAAAGTATTCACTAATAAACCAGTGAACTAATGAACCAACAAGCTAACTAATGAACCAATGAACAAGTGAACCAATAAACAAACAAAATGAGCGCAACAGACAATAAATATGCTTTCGGTATGATAGGCCTGGGTGTTATGGGCCGCAGCTTGCTGCTAAACATGGCCGACCACGGTTTTGCAGTAGCCGGACATGATAAAGATACCACCAAAGTAGCATCACTGAACGAAGAAGCCGGCGATCGTGCCGCTAAAGGTTTTAGCGATGTAAAAGAATTTATCCAGAGTTTAACCACGCCACGTGCCATCATGATGCTGGTGCCGGCCGGTAAAATTGTGGATAGCGTAATTGAAGAACTGACTCCGCTATTGGAGAAAGGCGATATCCTGATCGATGGCGGTAACTCGCACTTTACCGATACCAACCGTCGTGTAGAAGAACTGGAAGCCATTGGCCTGCATTTCTTTGGCATGGGTGTTTCTGGTGGCGAAGA is a window of Mucilaginibacter inviolabilis DNA encoding:
- a CDS encoding HAD family hydrolase produces the protein MEAANIKILFFDVGGILLTNGWGRDSRKLACEKFGLDHAEVNELHNFVFNVYEIGSITLDEYLDTVIFNHPRDFVREDFKEFMFSQSVVLGDTLAWLKEWKKDCGFRIISLNNEGKELNDYRVKKFKLHECFDAFVSSCEVKMRKPDPGIWQLAMGIAQASPQQCVYFDDRIMFVNTAQKLGIRAFQHTDFETTKKILEDLKKENGVH